TCTGGAATAATTGGAATTCTCCTCGTGGTCGGTTTAGTCATGGGTTTGGTGGCCTGGGCTGCGTACGCTTATCGCAATCCTCATAGCGCGTCCGGACAGATGTTGATCAGGGTAAGAATTATCGATGTCGATTGTTTATTACGAGAAAGAACGAACAAACAAAGTGACGTGTTTCATATTTCTGAATAGTACCGACCAAGTCAATGGAGTTGGCGAAGAGGAGAAGCACGTTACACGGCAGCAACCATTCACATGTGATTCACATGGGTATATCGTAATCGAAGCGCACTCATCGGTTGGTACAGAATTGTCAGACCAAACTTCCTACTAAGCGTATACTGTACCAAGTCTGGGACTTTTTACGTACGGAACCGTTTCCTTGCAATGGCACGTTTGTCACTTTGTCAATTGTCGCGTAGTAACGGGTAACGATTTTTAAAGTTACAAAATGAGGACAGTGcgcatttaattataatcgaaACGTTCAAGTCACATCAAAGAAAAAACCGAGTATTTTAACATTGTATATTGTCGCAAACATTGTAACGCTATTCCGAAAGTAATAGTCATGAAACTTATATGGCGACAACGGTATAGAACAAACTATTCGGAGTAagttttttcatataaaatggCTCGACGAcaaaagtttattcgtagTTAAAATTTTGGACAGGCTTGTATAGTGATATACCGTACAAGGTAAGTAAaccatgaaatttatttatcctgATTATTTTCGTTGTCAACGGAACGGGCTAAACTATTTCACCTCGACTAATTTTGTTGGAAAGGATCGCAAGAACGTGACTGCATTGTTTTTTCGAATCTGAAAGTAACCTCGAAAACGTATACGGCAGTTTCAGCCTGTAGAAATGCCTAAAGACAAATTTATATCGCAGGGACTTATTATACTGTGTGTCCGGTAGAGGTTAACCGTAAAAATACCAGACTGATCTCCGCAACGCGTAATTTTTCGTAACATTTACCATTAGTCATTGCCTCGCGATGTTCGAAAATAACGACGAAACATTTCCAGAGCAAACGATGAAAAAACTAAGGGACAAACGGAGACCGgtattttgtttcgttgaCTTTACGAAAACATTCGCGACGTTTTCCGAGTCAAAGTAAGGAACCGTGTGAGGCAGAGGTCCTTAGCCTGGATATCGAGCATTTATGTGATTATAGTATCATGTGGTATACCTTGTTATTGTTTAagaattcgttttttttttttttttatcgttataCAAATCGCagtaattgtttatatatataatctcCGCGGCGTGAAGAACATCGAGTTAAAGAAATCAACAATCGAACGACCAAATTCTTCGATCTAGCTTATCGAAATTGCAGTTCAATTATCATACAcgactaaaatatttaaaaacccTTTatgaacttttaaaaatgattatcatTCATGTTGTCGTATCGCGGATGtcttcattttcattgtcGGTAACACATTCCAGAATACGCAATTCCATCGAACAGAAAGTATTTATCGCAACAAATTAACATCTCCGTGAACtgcagtttcatttttatttttttttttttaaattttaagcatatatatatattatatatatatttttttttaagacaaaatttaataaaatataaacccTTTAAATGGCTTGCGAAGGCAATAATGATAAACTCATATCAATCGATAACACATTAGATCACCAGTGTATATAGTAGTACATTAAagcaatataatttttatgtaattctaAGTGTAATTAATGTCTGAAAAGGTGCCTTTGATCGACTTTTTGATCCATTTATTGGCGATAGAATatatcgattaaatattttctactaaTCACCGTGAAtcgaattttatacaaatcttCAAACTGTAAATTATAGAACGATCGTCTGTTTGTTGAAAACACCTTTAGTTACAATTTAgacgatttttaaaataacttgtatTTGTAGCAgcgaatttttatcttcgtaaCGATGTCAAATCGAACGAtttttccaattatatttgaaaacatgtCTGCATGATGAAATTACTTATAGAGGATTAtaagaaacaattataaaCATCACGGTTAGTTTTTCTTACATTACTGTGTACGTTTTAACTCATAGTttgtgataataaatattacaattattacaataaatgtgttttatttttaaaccttATCCCCTTATTAACGtaagttaattatttacattatttgcAGTTTTCGAAACTCGTACTACTCTTATAAGAGTCGctattttctttagattttacataaataaaaattaaaaagcttGGATCAGAACCCTGGGAATTTTGcatcagtggcgccatcggtggtaaACCGCCCAAATTTGTAGTGAAAGTGGTTAATGCTAGACGCCGCCACTAATCTTTATGGTCGTCGCTATCTAGTGTTCAGAGGCtgaactaattttcggagtttggtTAGAGGTTCTATCGGGAGAACGCTTAAGCCTGTCGCCGATTAGTTCCTTCTCGCAACGCTAGATGGCAACACCGTCGACATTGaacaaatggcgccatctagcgttgcGAGAAGGAACTAATCGGCGACAGACTTGGGTGTTCTCCCGATAAAAGCGCTAaccaaactccgaaaattagttcggtctTTCACCCTTAGACGGCGACGACCATAAATCTTAgcggcgccatctagcggtaaCAATGAAAACTATTATCACTACAAACTTGAACGTCTTGCCGATAGATGGCGCCATCGTAGATTCACCAAATTAGTTTCACCAAAGTAGCAAAATGGCAGCTCTTGCAAAAGCTgtacaaatttcgaaaagtgtaaataatgtaacgaaACTGTTAACAAACTTGTCTTTGACTCCAAATGTTAAGTCCATCTTGAGCcctatacgtaaacaatggttcgttatttattttcatttcatttaattcttacgATTTCAACATGCATAACGGCCACGCATTTCAtacgatactttttttatttaccgaTTAACATGCAAACTAAAGCGGTTCTACAAGATCTATAAACATTTATGTTACgttatattatgtttaaagTGATTctcattttgttaatattgaattatttataattagcACTAAATATTTGAGGTTATATTTCAGGATACCTAGCTCCCAATATGCACTCATCCATACTACACTTAAACAAAATGACTTAATGGAATTCTTTGATAATAAGGACAATTGGGGAAAGACTTCAGTAAAGGTAGGACGGTCTTGGCGGAAAGACGAATTAAGGTTAAAAAGCAATGAAGATCTTCACAAGTTATGGTAAACATCATATTAGTATATTACACGTGgcaaatgtaatatattataatggtaattatttgtaaaatatttaggtTTGTGCTACTGAAAGAATACAATATGCTTTTAACTATGGAACAAGCTTACaaggaaaaatttgaatacttcCCTAATCCAGAAAGAATCGATAAAATCTTGAATAGCATGTCAAACGTGGAGTCCGTGGTTCGTGAAAGAAACCAGGCATATTACAAACTTGAAACTGGAACAACTGGAGAACGACCCGCGCAAATGTCATACAATGCTCTTGGTATGATATGTTTCATATTTGGCATGTATGTCatgacaaacaaaaattgcaataaaaaaatgaaactcttgaattttgttttctaggTTTACGTTACTTTTATCGAATGAGTCAGTATAGTGTACCAAAGTATATGAATACTAGATGGCACAAACGATACATGTTTGGTTACGGGGGATATGCTGTTCAGAAATTTTTACGACTCTATAGAGAGAaactgtataatataaaacgcAGACAACGAAAGTTTGTATCGCTATTattttatcagaaaatatttgttaaatttctacTAATTTAGTCTGccatatcaaaatattatttaaatcattttaaatttcagcCGTGAGACCAATCGCGTGGGTGTTCTAATGCGAATGTTCCCAAACCTTGATCTTGAAGCTGCAAAGGAACAGTATCCAGGAGCAGATATAGAGAAATTAATGAAGATGAGAAAGGTGGATGGACATTTCCAACGCGaataaatgcatttttttctgtaaattatACCTTTAGAATCAAATGAAATCTTAACTTTAACGTAGGTATCTAGATTTAAGATAACTAAAAGTATTCTCCAAGAAAAACTGTCCAATTCCCACTTGTGGTACCACCACTTATTAACATTTGCATTGCTTAAACATTCTTCAATTGaggaaaacttttaaaatgttaGCAATTGGTCAGAGAAAACAAtatgattaatattaacgcaaatgcataaatgttataaaaaggCATAAAATAgctgtatataatacataaaatattttcgtgattgtataataattaatacgtaaAATGTGGTTAGTGCAGTAACGCATATATTATATTGGATAATGCGATAATTCGCTATTGATTAATTGCTGCTTATCCATTTATTTAGGACATCTACGAATGTAATGAATTTGCAAAACACACAGttgttaatgaaataaaagaaacaacggGAAAGAATTTAACTCGTCTTTACTGGTATTCTGTTGACTagtcataattttatttctattcattttttttttgtaactttgaTGGTTATGTCCGACGGCATTGACATTGTGCAAAAATTCCGTAGTCATAATAATTAAGAATCATGCTTATACGAAGCATGTAAGAAGTGTAATACTTTGTCCTATTACACGCGCTGGAAACTAACACAGGGAACTGATTATATTTCCGATTTTGTTATCGtgtaatacagaaattcattaatttaacgcttTATTGTTTAAATGCTTTATCACAATTATTTACGACTACATGAAATGATGCATATAGTATTACGATTTTATTCACAATTGATTTACAGACTGCATCCATTCATGTAGTTTCGGTAACGTAAAATATGacttaataaaaagaaaacatacagGATCGTTCATTCgaacaacaaattaattcgcACTTTAGAAGAAACTTCTTTGGCGCATAAAATGATTTGTTTCTTCTACATAAAAGGGTACCGTTGATATTTAAGGAAAACAATTCTTTGAATAACGCAACAAAACTATTCCATCCTAGTTTctttcgatatatttattttgacgaTGTTTAAGATTTCAACGCTACGTAAAGAAGGAAAGTATTGAATCgtcatttgaaatattgaatcaTTAAGTAAAAGCACCTTCAGatcgatataatataattatctttCATGATCAgttattattataccaatACAACTGAAAACAAAGCAATATAGCTCTAAAAAAGTTTACAATTTTGAAGCTATGAAATACGCATATTAAAAAGAGaaggtattaaaaataaaattagaaagcTGTGTtgttataattactgtcattATCAATATTACTATTAGGAATGTGTAACTATAATGTCATACAATTACTTCAATGTATAATAGagtattctttattattgaaGCTGCTCTATGTCTTACTGCCACTTTATTAGCATTTGTTTTAAGAATGGTTCAATATCGATGGTGCATTTTCAAATGCGAATTAGTTCTTACAATAAATGTGAATATATAGACATCCATGTAACTGGTACAATGATCATATGCACTCATCGTTATATTACAATCTTGCATCATTATTAATGATAGAGATTATCGAGGTGgcttattttattagaatggTATTGCACCGTTTGGTTGAATTAGCACATCGATATTATGTATCGCTAAATACCTATACTTATATGACGCCATCACTTCACGCTGATGCGGAGAAACATAACGCATCCATTTCGAGCGAAGTTAAATATGTTCATTACGTGGATGCTTAGCGAGTGACTTTAGCCGTTGTATTCAAGTCAATCGTATcgctgtatatgtatatttgcgAATTGAATTGTCGAATacttacattttgtaaatttctctTACCCGATACAATCATGCTCGCTATTGTCTATCGGCACATCTCAATATTTAGTCGATTTCCGAGGGTAGTAAATATCGCCATGCAAACTCTAGTTCTTTACTAGCATCCGAGCAACGTCGGTGAAGCCTATCTTCTGGCGGAAGCGTTACCATAGGAAATTCACCCTAaaagtatacaatttaattagaattatcTGACAGCATATGCAgaataatctttatttttaaaatatacgagCATCTCACCAAACTTGCATCAGCCCATAGCGTTTCCAAAATCTCTCTGAAGGTGCACAGTTCtgtataatttgtgaaatatatGACCCAATCGCCACTGCTTTCGTGTACTTCTCGACACGCGAACTCCTTTGaattagcaaaaaaaaaaaataaccgtTATGGAATCACGCAATACGCAACAAGCCTGTCAAAATACTTACCAGTATGCACCAAGATTGTTGAGTCAGAGGTACTCTAAAGGCCGTGAGGTCTTCTACAGAGGCACAGGAAAGCGTTTGTCCACGCTGCTTACCAGGGAATACTTCCTTCATGGCAACCAAGTGCTTGGTAGTCATGATAAGACTGCACGGTAAAGGTTCCCTATTCTCCGAAGCGTCGAACAATCCGGATGCACTTTGAACAAAACTTTGCAACCATTCTGAAGCAACATACTCGTCTGGAGCGGCGAATTGAAAGGCTTTGTTCGGc
The sequence above is drawn from the Hylaeus volcanicus isolate JK05 chromosome 2, UHH_iyHylVolc1.0_haploid, whole genome shotgun sequence genome and encodes:
- the LOC128872046 gene encoding 39S ribosomal protein L47, mitochondrial, whose product is MAALAKAVQISKSVNNVTKLLTNLSLTPNVKSILSPIRKQWIPSSQYALIHTTLKQNDLMEFFDNKDNWGKTSVKVGRSWRKDELRLKSNEDLHKLWFVLLKEYNMLLTMEQAYKEKFEYFPNPERIDKILNSMSNVESVVRERNQAYYKLETGTTGERPAQMSYNALGLRYFYRMSQYSVPKYMNTRWHKRYMFGYGGYAVQKFLRLYREKLYNIKRRQRNRETNRVGVLMRMFPNLDLEAAKEQYPGADIEKLMKMRKVDGHFQRE